In Oryzias melastigma strain HK-1 linkage group LG10, ASM292280v2, whole genome shotgun sequence, a single window of DNA contains:
- the hprt1 gene encoding hypoxanthine-guanine phosphoribosyltransferase isoform X1: MAGFASECLKISDEEQGYDLDLFCIPKHYAADLERVYIPHGLILDRTERLAREIMKEMGGHHIVALCVLKGGYKFFADLLDYIKALNRNSDRSIPMTVDFIRLKSYYNDQSTGEIKVIGGDDLSTLTGKNVLIVEDIIDTGKTMKTLLQLLKQYNPKMVKVASLLVKRTPRSVGYRPDYVGFEVPDKFVVGYALDYNEYFRDLNHICVISETGKEKYKA; the protein is encoded by the exons ATGGCTGGGTTTGCTTCTGAATGTCTAAAG ATCAGTGATGAGGAGCAGGGCTACGACCTGGATCTTTTCTGCATCCCCAAGCACTACGCTGCTGATCTGGAGAGGGTTTACATCCCACATGGTCTCATCTTGGATAG GACAGAGAGGCTGGCCAGAGAGATCATGAAGGAAATGGGGGGACACCACATCGTGGCCCTGTGCGTGCTGAAAGGCGGTTACAAGTTTTTCGCCGACCTGTTGGATTACATCAAGGCTCTGAACAGGAACAGCGACCGCTCCATTCCCATGACGGTGGACTTCATCCGCCTCAAAAGCTACTAT AATGACCAGTCAACTGGGGAAATCAAAGTGATCGGTGGAGACGATCTGTCTACTCTAACTGGCAAg AACGTCTTGATTGTGGAG GACATCATTGACACAGGAAAGACGATGAAGACGTTATTGCAGCTCCTCAAGCAGTACAACCCCAAAATGGTGAAAGTAGCGAG TTTGTTGGTGAAGAGGACGCCACGGAGTGTCGGCTACCGGCCCGACT ATGTTGGATTTGAAGTCCCGGATAAGTTTGTGGTGGGATATGCTCTAGACTACAACGAGTATTTTAGAGATCTTAAT CATATCTGCGTTATTAGCGAAACAGGGAAGGAGAAGTACAAAGCATGA
- the hprt1 gene encoding hypoxanthine-guanine phosphoribosyltransferase isoform X2, giving the protein MATSSSCVVISDEEQGYDLDLFCIPKHYAADLERVYIPHGLILDRTERLAREIMKEMGGHHIVALCVLKGGYKFFADLLDYIKALNRNSDRSIPMTVDFIRLKSYYNDQSTGEIKVIGGDDLSTLTGKNVLIVEDIIDTGKTMKTLLQLLKQYNPKMVKVASLLVKRTPRSVGYRPDYVGFEVPDKFVVGYALDYNEYFRDLNHICVISETGKEKYKA; this is encoded by the exons ATGGCGACGTCCAGCTCCTGCGTTGTG ATCAGTGATGAGGAGCAGGGCTACGACCTGGATCTTTTCTGCATCCCCAAGCACTACGCTGCTGATCTGGAGAGGGTTTACATCCCACATGGTCTCATCTTGGATAG GACAGAGAGGCTGGCCAGAGAGATCATGAAGGAAATGGGGGGACACCACATCGTGGCCCTGTGCGTGCTGAAAGGCGGTTACAAGTTTTTCGCCGACCTGTTGGATTACATCAAGGCTCTGAACAGGAACAGCGACCGCTCCATTCCCATGACGGTGGACTTCATCCGCCTCAAAAGCTACTAT AATGACCAGTCAACTGGGGAAATCAAAGTGATCGGTGGAGACGATCTGTCTACTCTAACTGGCAAg AACGTCTTGATTGTGGAG GACATCATTGACACAGGAAAGACGATGAAGACGTTATTGCAGCTCCTCAAGCAGTACAACCCCAAAATGGTGAAAGTAGCGAG TTTGTTGGTGAAGAGGACGCCACGGAGTGTCGGCTACCGGCCCGACT ATGTTGGATTTGAAGTCCCGGATAAGTTTGTGGTGGGATATGCTCTAGACTACAACGAGTATTTTAGAGATCTTAAT CATATCTGCGTTATTAGCGAAACAGGGAAGGAGAAGTACAAAGCATGA